In Mustela lutreola isolate mMusLut2 chromosome 4, mMusLut2.pri, whole genome shotgun sequence, the genomic stretch agttaaaaaccttaatagtaaaaaaatattttagtcttttgaGGATGCACCAAATTTGGATTTTTGTATTTCTCTACttgaaaaacaatatatttattaatgataATATGAAAGTAATAGTTAATATCATTTCATAGGCAAAGTATCAGCCCTTGTAGGATGTCTCAATGTGACCCTCTCAGCAACATCATGAAGCAGGTATTATACCTCCCCTTTATTAACAAGCTATTGGGCAAAGGGGTTTTGTCCAAGGAACCTAGCCTGCAATGGCCTGTACCCCAAAGTCTGTGCTGTGAACTTCATGTTGCAATGCTTCGCCATTTTGGAATATTCTATcttagttaaattttttttaaaaacccatttaaaCTTCAGAAAACAGACAAATTGTATAAGGTCAAAAGACTTTTCAGTGCcattaacattttgaaataatttcttatcTTCCCCTTGAACAAGGTCATTCAGAactattctatttatataaagtttagCCATTTCATTATTCACTTGATTATTCTACTGCTTTTGGAAATCAAACATAATATCCtgaaatagctttttttattaatgaggttcaatcttcaaaataatttctgaaaatgtACATTCAGAAATGCCATCTAAGTAAAGGAGAGCCAGTGATAGAATGTGATCCTTTCATTAAACTTAAGCATATGCCAGAGTGAAAACATTGGCCCAGCCACCTTCACAATGGGCTTCCTCAGGGATCTGGTCAACCTTAGTACTGAtgctatcaaacatttaagagaACTAGCAAGGAAAGAAACCTCCCTCTGGCCCACAGAAAACTCCAGCACTGGGGCACCAGGGTTGCTCAGTAGATCAAgcggccgactcttgattttgactcgggccatgatctcagggtcctggcatctagCTCTGAGTGGGGCTATGTGTGCTCCAGAGAGTCAGTTTTGGggttctccctgctccccaccccatgctctgtctctaaaataaatcttcaagattaaataaagaaaggaaaagaaaaatccagcacCACAATTCCTGGTTTGAACAGGTTGGTAAAAGACTCCTGGGTTTTATCCTTCCTACTCTAAATCTGATTCCTATTTCCTCaaacaaatactgaaaatttttatttagcaataaaGTTTCAGGACATAGATGATTAACAGCAAAGCATGAATTTTGGAAGTATCTTTAAATGtgtttcaagaaatttaaaataactgtgaaaaattaataactactataaataaagttttcataTCCATGATATAAGTACCCAGAGGTGAGGATGCCTTAATGACACATAAGCTAATTAAAACTGTCTTGCCTCAAGAAGAGAGCAAATAAGAACCTTAGGAATGTTAAACCAACTTATTGTTCATTTCACCATCTCTAAAGATGGCCTTAGTAACATGCCAGTTCCCATGTGTTTTACAGTTCCATCACAGGCACACCAAGGAATTCTTaacacatggaatctaaaaaaacccacattctaaatattgttttacttataaatttatatttttcatagagaagtaaaataaatctatgaaaataaactcaattcCAAAAAGCATCTACCAAAAGGTCTCCTCTACAGGATGAGGGTCTAGGCTGGGCTCTAATCTAGCGCCAACAAGATCTGGTAAAAAATTTATGATGGTCTGGAAAGAAGGGCAAACCAGGGTTTGGAAGAATGATGACTGTCTCCCTCACATGTCCTCAAAAATGGGATTGCCCGTGTAATAGCTGAGTCTGCCATGTGAAGGGAAGCATGAATGCTCAACCGGCCAGAAGTCCAGTGTTCCAAAGCCTTAGTCTCCTGCGAAAGGGACTTGAATGTCCAGAAAATCTATAATAGATGCAGATATATAATTTCTATGACCTGAATGTATGAGTCCATAAATGTTTGGGCCAACCTATTTGGGCCAACCAAAGGCCAACCCTTGGGGCCTAAGTATGGGCCAACCCTGTGATTCCTGATTAAATACCCCATTTAATAGTAGTAATACAATTGAAGGGGCTTAATGATGATCACAACCAGCTATCTGCTTATCACATGCCACCTGCCTTTCTACTGTGCTCTCACATTCCAGCTGCAATACACAACAGACACGTGTGCACACACCTTGGAGAACTGTTGGGTTCGGGTTAAAATTCTGAGGTGCTGGAGGAAGAGGATCTCACGGGGTCACATCCTAACTCTTCCTGTCAGTGGTCTGGACTGGAGGCACAACACCAGAGTGCTCATCATCCCCTCATTCCTGTGGGAAGGAGCTTTTCAGGAGAGTTCCAGCATTTATTAGGACTGCAGGAGTGGTTAACTCTCACTTAGGTAAGCAGAGCAGAGGGGTTTCTCTTCTGGTTCCCACAGGACGCCTCTACATTGGTAAGGATTTCCAGAGGTTTGCGGGGACAGGCAGGAAAGAAGAGTAAGATGTTGCCTATTTCCTAACACCCTTGTAAGTTATAATCTCTTTGGGGTCCTGCATGCTTCTGCTAAAGAAATTATCTTGTTCTTAAGCAATGAATTCTTGAGTCAGCCATTTGCTCAGGTGATTCCCAATAATATCATGCCCACACTGACACTTAGACATGACATGATGAGATTTCTGCTGTTCTCTGGTGACCGACAGCCGGAGAGATGCAGAAGAGTTGATACAGCAGAGCGGAAATGCTCCTTTTCAACTCAAAGACACGTGATGCCAGTCACAGGGTCATAATACAGAGCAATAAGTCATAAGAAACCCTTTGGGTTGGGTGACAAATCTGCACTTgaccttattttattctttattaaaatcaaacaaaTTATACGATGTAAAGGTGTGATAACGCAGTCTCTGAGCATTTTCTGGAATGATTTTGAAAGATCCTTGAGCCAACTCCCCATTTAGTAGCTGGTCAGCCATCCCACTAGCCCCACAGGCTTCTGCTTCTGTATTAACTAATAATGCAAAAGACACATTCCAATAATAGTCTTCTTCAACGCAGGCGAGTGAAGGAACAAGTATATCATGCAGGGGGGTAAGAATAAAGGTTTATCTCTATATCTTCAGTCTGAAAGGCTGCAGAATGTGAGTGGCaatataatgcattttattttgaaaaaccgGTTTCAATTTAGAATTCTTTTCACTGTTAACACACACTTCGTTCCCTCTGCGGAGATTAATTGGACTAGGCTGACCCGTGTGCAGGACAAGGTTTGAGGAGGGTGAGGCCGAAagataggaaagagaaaaggttAAGTCAAAGGTTGAGAAAGGCAAAGCTAATTACCTACCTCCTAAAAAAGTTGTTCCTTAAAACAACAACTGGACAGATGATTTAATATCCTAATCACTTGTAGAACTTCCTAACACAAGGCTGGGCACCTACTGCTCAGTTAGAGCTTACTTTTCTTTCcattactctctctcaaaaaagggtCTGATGAGAGAGAGCTGAGCTAGTGGTTGTCCTGGACCAGGATCTCCCTGGGCTAGccccttattttcatttttaacaaactcTGTTTCCAACCTCTTAAATAGTTATTTACTGATCTCTCCCAAAGGGTCACAGGTAATAGGCTCAAGATGCTGCTGCCTTTTACTTATACTGTGTAAAGCACTCAAAGATGCCCTGTCAATTAATTAGCAGCTTAATTGGAATGAAATTATGTAATTAAGCATCTCATTTCAAATTAGCTATAAATGTTCGCTAGCTCACAGGAATGAGATTTTCAAGGGGCCTTCATCCAGACCTTGTTGGTTTTGACAGTAAGTCAATGTCTCCCTACCtttttctaagtcagaaatgcaGGATTTTAATGAAGCCCAAAGATAAGTTCCATAAACCAGTCAGATATCAGTTTATTTACACTCTATAGGAGCTGGTAACATCCCAAAAGAACACGGTCTTCCTTGGGGCAAGTCTATTGACCAGGTCCCCAAAGAATTAATTTGCCTCCAGAATGGAATGACAAAATACACAGTATTATAAATTCGGTGTTTGTAAAGTATCACAAGGACTATGttctattttctatatattaaaaatctattcCTGTTATATATAAACAGGAACTTTAAACTGTTCTGTAATTAAAGACCAATGGCTTCTCTTTGCACCGCCCCCTGCAGTGTTTTAAAGCATTTCCCTATCATGATGAATATTGCTAGTCTTCCCCAAtcactctctgtgtctccctctaaCCTCTTCCTGCATGACAGCCTCATCTGGCCAAGTCCTCGCCAGTGCCAAGAATGGAGCTGGAAGGATGTGGGCAACTTTGCCATCATTTTCCTAACAGCCAATTGCTTGCCCTCAACTTCTCTTTGCCCCTTGAAGAAAGCAGATGTTTTTCCAATGAGCCAGATCTGTGAGTGAGGAAAACCCTTTGGTGATTAACAGAACAATTAGAAGAAACCTGAGCCTTTACATAACCTTGTAGAGTATACAACTGTCTTCCTGgcctgttttcctctctttaaACCTGAGTTTCTGAACCTTGCGACTATTGTAATTTGAGCTGAGTAATTCTTTGTGATGAGAGAGTCCTCCAGGCATTGGAGAAAGttgtctgatttttgtttttgtttttttgtttgttttgttttgttttgttttgtttaaacaaGCTGTGGccagttttattaaagaaaaattctgcGTGATTTACTTTTCAGCAGTCTGTTCTGGCATGCTTCTAATGATGTCAGAATCACCTGGATCAATGAGAGCCAGCCTGCATACTCTGTAGTATTTCCCACATGCTGTGCCCAATTCAATATTATTGCCACTGTAGTGATGGACACCAGTTTTGGCCAACATGGAGTAGTATTCTAGTTCAGATTTCCTCAAGGCCAGGCAGTTGTTGGCGAGGATGACCAGTTTCGCTTTGCCACATCTGATCATTTTCAGAGTCTGCTTGTACTCCAGCACGTATTTTCCACTTTTCATAATGAGCTGGAGCCTGGAGTTGATCAACTCCAGCGACTTTTTCGTCTTCTTTGCGGCCACCATCTTCCAGCCTTAGGTGCGGGATGGCCCCAACCAAGAGCAGCCACCAAAATGGTCGGGAGAGAGaaaggctgtttttgttttttttaaagattgtatttatttatttgacagacagatcacaagtaggcagagaggcaggcagagagagagatggggaagcaggatccctgctgaacagagagcccatgcagggcttgatcccaggaccctgggatcatgacctgagccgaaggcagagacttaacccactgagccacccaggtgctcctgtttttgttttttaagaatgatCCACACCCCACATGGCACCCAATCTGAgtcttgaactcactaccctgagatcaagatcagagctgagatcaagagtcagaagcttaagcCCTTCAGATGCCACAGGGTGATTATTGTCTTCAAAGTACTTGTGTagtagggatacctgggtggctcattcggttaagtgtctgtttttggctcagttctgatcccgggggtcctgggatcaagtccctcattgggctccttgctcatcagggagtctgcttccccctctgcctgccactccccctgcttgtgtgtgctctctctctttgacaaataaacagatgaaatattaaaaaaagagtacTTATGTCGTTGAGTCACAAACTGAACTAGCTACTTTTTTGAGGGACACTACTGTTACCTGATAGAATGGCTGATGGGGAGTAAAAGGCTTTCAAACTATGTTATTTGGTAGGAACCTTGTCAGCAAAGAATGAGATGAACCTGTAACTTCAGGGAAAACAGTTGAGAGTATGTTGATCGTCAACTGTTGCTACTGATAAAATTCAAGCAATCAAGCGAGAATTAggattttggaaaattaaaattcaCCACCATGAGTTTGGCAGCATAAGTCATTTCCAATGTAGCTGGTAGCCagatcaataaaaaatttttctgaTACTGAATTGTCGTGAGCCAACATTTAAAAGATCTGCTTAACTCAATGAaacaatattttccaaaagaCCAATGTAAGAGGTCATCAAATGATATACAGGTCAAAGACCCATTTGAAGTAGAGTATGGATCAGTGGGTTGTAGTGTCATTCAATACAATTTCAAATTTCACATTGCCTGTAATCTTTAAGAGCTACTACCTGATGAGTTAGGGTAGGGAATTTAAGAAATCTAAAATTGTCAAATTTGGCGACAAAAACAATCCTTCTTTTTCTAACGCATATTTGTATGAGATTACTTTTCCTCACATACTTCCACCACAGCAACATAAGGTAAGGGATTGATTAcagatgtatatatatgaatgtagcTGTCTTCTGCTAAAGCACCCaataaagagatttgcaaaaactAAAGTAATGTCATAGCAGGTTATCAAGATGGTAGAATAGGAAGCCTTAGACTATCCTTCCTCCCACAGAGATACCAATTCAGAAATGTACACAGATCAATAACATCCTTTGTGAGAAATCCAGAAAACAGTTAAGAAGCTCCTGCATCCCAGGTAGCATAAAACCAGGTGCAGTGAAGCCAACAGGAAAATGCATGGTACCATCTCACTACAGTACCTCTCTCTGGCATAGTATCACATGATTGGGAGCAAACTCCTTATTCCTGGACTCTCcctggagggagagaaaagactggacTTTACTTGCAACATTCTGACTTTTCATGGAGTGAAGGCTGGAGAGCCTAAGAGACTGGCTTCTGTCTCACTAGTCTTACATCACAGTTGAGACCTGGTGTACTCTTCATGCCTGGAAGCCACTGAGAACCAAAAAGACGGGGCAGTGTGCTGCTGATTCAGACTAGCCATAGTCCACACGGAACAAGAGATTATGAGCTCTTGAAGTTAAGAAACCAGCAAATCCATCCAATTAGGAATCTACCTGCACAAGTCCACAAAAGATACATCCACAAGAAAGTCTTAAGAAGCCTTCCTGGAAACATCAACTGACAagattgaatcatgaagaaatagaaatctgaacagacctatGACTAGATAGAATCTGAATAAATCATCAAGTATCTCCTCAGAAAGAAAAGCtcaagaccagatggcttcattggtgaattaTACCAAATATGTAAAGAGTTAACACCAATTCGTCTCAAACTTTTCCAGAAAACTGAGAGGCAGGAATATTTCCAAACATATTTTATGAGAGCAGCATTAACCTGATACCCAAGCCAGAAAAAATACTACCACAAAGGAAGCCGacaagccaatatccctgatgaatacagatgtaaaaatactcaacaaaattctAGCTAACTGAATTCAACAGATATCAAAGGATTAGACATCATggccaaatgggatttatccttGTGATACTAGGATAACTCAACAGAAGATCAATtgatgtgatacaccacattaccagaatgaaggataaaatcacatggtcatctcaatagataccaaaaaaagcaactgacaaaattcaacatccacttACGATAAAAACACTTTAACTAGGGATAGAAGGAAACTACTTCAACacaataaaggtcatatatgacaagcccacagctgacACCATACTGAAAGCCCTTCCTTTGAAATCAAGAATAAGGCACAAATGTCCAACTCTTACCACTTCTACTCAACATACTACTGCAAGTTCCAGTCAGAGAAATtacctgagaaaaagaaagaaaaagcattcaaataagaaaggaagaagaaaaatgatctcTGTTCACCAAACAAGGGAATTTTATAGGCAGAAAACACTAAAGTTTCCTCacaaaaactgttagaattaataaatgaattcagtaaagtcacaggatacataatcaactataaaaataaactatttctaTATACTGACAATGACCAATACtgaaaggaaattaggaaaacatatccatttataatagcataaaaaggaataaaatattcaggaataAATGGAACCAAGAAAGCCAAAGActtgtacaatgaaaactacacattgctgaaagaaattaaagaagacacaaatggaaagacaccTTGTGTTCACAAAATGGAAagcttaatattgttaaaatgtccatacaatctaagccatctacagattcaaagtAATCCCTAAAAAAAACTCAATGGCaatttttacaaaaacagaaaaatatcatGTGGAAGCACAAAGGactctgaagaaacaaaacaatcttgaagaagaaaaatgaaagtgaaggCCTCATACTTCCTGATGATTtcaagctacaataatcaaaacaatatggtgctggcataaagacagatGTACAGATCAATGGcacagaatagagaacctagaaataaatccatgcatgTACAGTCAGCTAGTCTTCAACATGAGTGCCAAGAATACACACTGGGTATAAAAGAGCTTCTtcaaataaatggtgttgggaaaagtggatagccacatgcaaaagaacaaaaatggacCTCTATTTTACACTActcacaaatattaactcaaaatggattgaataATATCTAAATGTAACTGTAAAACTGTAGAAAATAGCATAGGGTAAAAGATTCATATACtggttttggcaatgatttcttggacatGACACCAAAAGAATAGGCAATAAAGGCAAAAACAGacaagtgagactacatcaaactaaaaagcttctgtacggCAAAGGAAAGAATTAACAGAACGAAAAGGCAGCCTATTGAACGGGAAAAAATACTTCAAACCACACGTGATAAGGCATTAATATCCAACTATATAGGAATTCCTCCAATTCATTATAAGAAATACCagtaaatcactttttttttttttaaagggcgcAATGGTTTGgacagacatttatccaaagattTACAAATGGCCAATGGATACGTGATAaagctgctcaacatcactaatcatcaaataaatgcaattcaaaaccacacACGATTTCACTTCACACCTATTAGGGTGGCCTTTATCAAAAAtaattgctggtgggaatgtaaaatggtgcagccaccatggaagacaatatggaggtttttcaaagaaaactaaaaacagaacttcaaaaTGATCCAACAATCCCACCTCAAGTATCtttccaaaagaactgaaaacagtatcttaaaaagatatttgcattctcatgttcatggcagcattatgcCCAACAGCAAAGGAATCTATATAACGTAAAggagagacctttttttttttttaaagattttatttatttatttgacagagagagagatcacaagtaggcagagaggaggccagagagagaaaggaggaagcagactccctgctgagcagagaacccaatgcggggctccatcccaagaccctgagatcatgacctgagccgaagacagaggctttaacccactgagccacccaattgccCCAGGAGagacctttttattattttttttaagatttcatttatttatttgacacagagagagagatcacaagaaggcagagaggcagacagatccagagagggggaagcagtctccctgctgaggagagagcctgatgcaggcggggcttgatcccaggaccctgggatcctgacctgagccaaagacagaggctttaacccactgagccacccaggcgccccagggagtCTATATAACTTAAATGTCCATtgctagatgaatggataaagaaaatgcaatatacacacagaatggaatatgactcagtgacagaaaaggaaatcctCTAATATGCCATAAGATAAgtgaaaatatttagaatattctgctaagtgaaataagccagtaacagaaagacaaatactacttAATTCTACTTATATGTAGTACTATGTACTAAATATGTACTAAAGTAGTCAAACCCATTGAGGTAGAAAGGATGGTGGTTGCCACAGGATGGGGTTGGGGAGAATGGGGGGCTGCTCTTCGGCAGACATACAATGTCATTTATGCAAGACGAAAAAATTCTAGAGGTCTGCTGTACACTATGGTTATCATAGTTTATAATACTGcactatatacttaaaaatttccCTGGAGGGTagatttcatgtgttttttttttttttttaactataataactatatatacaaagcaatgttacgttttctccttttttttggtttgggaaataatttatttttcactaaaaaggaacataaggaatagcatggaggacattaggagaggaaagggaaaaatgaagggggagacgaatcagaggggaagatgaaccatgagagactgtggactccaagaaccACACTGAGGGTTTCAGGGGAGATGGATAGATGGGTTAGTCCATGATGGGTACTAAGGAAGGCATGTTTTGCATGGAccactgtgtgttatatgcaaacaatgaatcatggtaCATTACATCAAAACCaaatgacgtactgtatggtgactaacataataaaaaaataataataaattgttatttattttagcatgcaatggcttatttttgttttcaaaatcaattatacatatttagagagacagagtgtgagtTGGGAGGGGGgaattgaagaagaaagagagaaagagcccaacgtggggctcaatctcatgaccttgagatcatgacatgagccaaaatcatgagttggacacttaatgacGGAGCgacgcaggtgcccctcaatgaaatatttttaagtttcctcattgtactttttaatattaaaaatattgataagTATGGTTCACTGAAACAAAAGCTCATAAGGAAACTTCAATAACTTTTATGAATGTAAAGCATTCCTGACATCAAAAACTTTGAGATCCACCAACTTAGTTAGATTATACTCTTGATAACACACACAGTCCAAgcacttttattttaatcttatcaGTTACACTTACTCATCATATAGACTTTTAAACTTGGGTGCTAATGGATTTATCTAACACTCAGTTTATATACAAAGagggtttttcatttcttttaggaaGAATTAAACCGTTGTATATAATATGTCATTAGTAAACTTTTCTTATGTTTATGATTAATTTCCCCAGATACTTACAAACCCTTTGTAAAAAGGAtcaatatattattctttttagtgTCTCCTTAGATTTAAACAAGTCTATGAGGCCTTGATAGTTTgtgagaaagcaaaagaaagaaaaaggtaacatgtaactaaaaatataaaagacaaaattgaaaaataccagtgataCAAACACAGCAAACAGTATATGACTGCTGCTATATATCCCAGACACTGAgctatcttatttaatcctctcaacagcCCAGTGAGGTACATAATATTATCACCATTGTGCAGGTAAGGAAAGGGAAGTCTATGTGGTAAGTCCCTTGTCCAAGCCAGCAAGCAGTAAGGCTGGGGTTTAGTGGTGTGCTCAAGCCAGGACTGCAACCAAGGCCACTGCAACTTCACAGCTGCATTTCTGCCTGTGTGTGGTTTAGAGGGGTGGAGTTTTGTGTTGTCAAATATATGCGGCTTCTAAGCTGTTGTCGTTTGAGCTCAGATGAGCAAATCCAGGTCAGCGGCAGTGCCACTGCCAGTGAAACAAGTCAAGATGAACAGGAGTCACCGGGCTTGGGAAATTACCAGGGGCATCAGGGAATGCCATGTTGCTGCTCTCAGCtggagacaaaaataaacaaacttgtCCATAAAGTGCAAAAGGTGTGGTGGACTCCTTAGCACCCACCACCCAAAAAAACAccaccagagaagaagattgaggACAAGATTGCAGAAGGATGAAGCTCAGGCAGCTCAATCTGAGTGTTTTCTTCTCTTGCACATGCTTTGTGTGAGGGGGGTGCCTGTGGGCCCAGGCACGGGTCCAAATAACTTGGGAGCATCAAGCAGACatttctgtccctctcctctctcctggtgGCAAATGTAGCCACGGGACAGTTAGTGAGATCGCTGGGATTCTGAGAATTGATATGCCAGCCACTTCCACTCAATCTCAGTATAACAGAATGAGTAGCTGGGTAGGGATACATATTCTTTCTTCAAATTCAGGTAGAAAGGGGAGTGGTCCCCTAACGATGTATGAAAGCCAGAAGTTTTTTAAAGAGAATGCTTGATATTATACTGCATCTCCCAAAGTGTGTTCTGCGTGCATGGATTCTGAGGCTGAGCAGATCTGAAAAGGGCTATGAGGTAGAGTCAAAGTTGGAGAACCACATCAGTGTATTAAAAGCTTTGGGAGCTATTGCAGGGAAAACAGTAGTTTATATTGGGTTAAATTCACAGTTTCTCATGTTGAATGCAGAAAGGTTGTATTACGGACCCATTCTGGACCAGTGGGATGAAAGAGTACGAGAGGCTCTGGGCTAAAAACAAGTAAACAGACCTAACCTGCacaaatccttaatttctctgtaaCTCAGACTTCTTACTgggaaaatgggcataataacaATTATATGAGAGACTTGCTGGAAGAATtaaatgcatacacacatatatatacacacacacacacatatacctatatatagCATTTATATGAAGTGGGCAGTAAGTGGTAGTCCTCCACGCAGACATGTGTACTGTCTGCGCTGCAGTGTTTTCCTTGCACAGCAGTTACAGAAGTAATCATCCGAGTAACAGAACAACTGTCTTCATTAAGTACTTGACATTGTAGTGGGGAGAACAGTATCTGTTCTTGGAGTAGTCACAGCCCAATTAAGGAAAAAGACACGAGAACAGCTAACCGTGTGATGAGTGCCCTCCTCAATTTGTACAAAGTTTTatggaaatgtttaattttcccCGAGAAAGTCATGGAAACTGTCAGAATGGAGTCTTGAAGGATCTAGGGGTAGTTTCCCAGGCAGAACagcaaaataaagcatttaagcAAAGAGAAATCGCTCAATGATGCCCACAGAGGTGATGTATTCCACCTGTAGAAGAATGTGGAGTCATCTGGATGGAAACAGACAGGAAGAGGTGGCTCCGCTGGGAGAACTGGTCAAGGCAATGCTGTAAGGTGCTGCCTCGTGGAGGAGTTTGGACTTGAACGTAGGGCGCTCTTGAGACGTTACAGATGTTTTCATAGAAATAACAAGATCAGATTTGTGTTTCAAAACGATGTTTCTGGTACCAGTAGGGAAGGCTGATCTCagggaacaaaaccaaaagcaagagATTAGCTAGAAGCCAATCATCTCCCCTTGCCTGTCCTCAAGTTGGT encodes the following:
- the LOC131828760 gene encoding large ribosomal subunit protein eL30-like, which produces MVAAKKTKKSLELINSRLQLIMKSGKYVLEYKQTLKMIRCGKAKLVILANNCLALRKSELEYYSMLAKTGVHHYSGNNIELGTACGKYYRVCRLALIDPGDSDIIRSMPEQTAEK